A genomic stretch from Aerosakkonema funiforme FACHB-1375 includes:
- a CDS encoding response regulator, translating to MRILLVEDNEAIVAVVTDFLANQYYILDVAHDGEAGWDLVEAFTYDLVLLDVTLPKLDGMTLCRRIRSHGYQMPVVLLTTPQTSTDKVIRPDVGADDYVVKPFDLKELGARIRALLHRGNSAAPVLKWAKLPLDPSTCEVTYNDRQLHLSPKETQEKQTQIVTAGLPDELTSWLPERLGVVSIQSIHSSEETLLCLEQSNWSLLILDRSLIGADVAAVLDQSYLKFKQGKQSVLYCLEKNLSSNLPNKIIGQILFYPLDWENLAAVIAETLQLSLPPPSLTPNPTANSSSLNPTYVKRSLAPERQSKPARETEISPQTSQIAHLQTAVGKIWEKYKDKFISRVALLERTSKALLAGTLNDEMRQQAVRESHKLAGSLGIYGFEEASHLAQQIEQLLQPQVHLGQAEAQHLSQFVVLLQQQLQQTPTTEASDELKVESQPQILAKNSPRLLIVEDDTEQAQLLVLEAASWGMQADWACNLSAARISLTSKPPDLVLLDLSFPDTDETGLTLLKQLSQQNPQLPVIVLTRCDTFIDRVEVARLGGCGFLQKPIAPSKVMEIVSQMLHREDTANLKVMVVDDDREMLLSLETLLQPWRLRLTTLNNPLQLWDALEATAPDLVILDVDMPDASGIELCKVIRNDPKWNSLPVLFISASTDPATVQRAFDAGGDDYINKPIKGPELVKRIFNRLERIRLLRSFAETDLLTGLANRHSSTQDLERFLYMAKRYCSPFCFGFLDLDYFKQINDRYGHAAGDRVLRRLGKLLLQSFRSADVVARWGGEEFAIGMYGVTKQVGAKRLYEILQTLRQQEFVEPDGSKFHITFSAGVVQYPEDGTDLQTLYQVADRVLYQAKSSGRDRVFCA from the coding sequence ATGAGAATTTTGCTAGTGGAAGACAATGAAGCGATCGTAGCGGTCGTGACAGACTTCCTAGCCAACCAATATTACATTCTCGACGTGGCTCACGACGGAGAAGCTGGTTGGGATCTAGTAGAAGCTTTCACCTACGACCTGGTTTTGCTGGATGTCACGCTTCCCAAGCTAGACGGCATGACTTTGTGTCGTCGCATACGCTCTCATGGCTACCAGATGCCAGTAGTGCTGCTCACTACTCCCCAAACCAGTACAGACAAAGTAATACGCCCAGATGTAGGAGCAGATGATTATGTAGTGAAACCCTTCGATTTAAAAGAATTGGGCGCTCGCATTCGCGCCTTATTGCATCGGGGAAACTCTGCCGCTCCAGTGCTGAAGTGGGCCAAGCTACCCCTTGACCCCAGCACCTGTGAAGTAACCTACAACGATCGACAGCTGCACTTAAGTCCAAAAGAAACACAAGAGAAACAAACCCAAATTGTCACCGCTGGTTTGCCTGACGAACTGACATCCTGGTTGCCGGAACGATTGGGAGTTGTATCGATACAATCCATTCATAGCAGCGAAGAAACACTCTTATGCTTAGAGCAAAGCAACTGGTCATTACTCATACTCGATCGCAGTCTGATCGGCGCGGATGTGGCAGCTGTACTAGACCAAAGTTATCTCAAATTCAAACAAGGAAAACAGTCAGTGCTTTACTGTCTGGAAAAAAATTTGAGTAGCAACTTACCTAACAAAATCATCGGTCAAATCTTGTTTTACCCTTTAGATTGGGAGAATCTAGCGGCGGTCATCGCAGAAACTTTGCAGTTGTCTTTACCACCTCCCTCTTTGACCCCTAACCCCACTGCCAACTCCTCTTCGTTAAATCCCACATATGTAAAAAGAAGCTTAGCGCCGGAACGGCAGAGCAAACCAGCAAGGGAAACTGAAATTTCACCTCAAACCTCGCAAATAGCACACCTACAAACCGCAGTAGGCAAGATTTGGGAAAAATATAAAGACAAGTTTATCAGCCGCGTCGCACTACTGGAGCGCACCAGCAAAGCTTTACTGGCAGGAACTTTGAACGACGAAATGCGCCAGCAAGCTGTACGGGAATCCCACAAGTTAGCCGGTTCTTTGGGTATATACGGTTTTGAGGAAGCTTCGCACCTAGCGCAGCAAATAGAGCAATTATTGCAGCCCCAAGTACACTTGGGGCAAGCAGAAGCGCAACACCTATCTCAATTCGTGGTACTTTTGCAGCAACAACTACAACAAACTCCAACTACAGAAGCTTCCGACGAGCTCAAAGTTGAAAGCCAACCCCAGATATTGGCTAAAAATTCGCCCCGACTACTAATCGTAGAAGACGATACAGAGCAAGCCCAACTTTTAGTATTGGAAGCCGCTAGTTGGGGAATGCAGGCAGATTGGGCCTGTAATTTGTCTGCGGCGAGAATTTCCTTAACTTCAAAACCACCGGATCTGGTATTGCTTGACTTATCCTTTCCGGATACCGACGAAACCGGACTGACGTTGCTCAAACAACTGTCCCAGCAGAATCCGCAACTACCGGTGATAGTTCTCACACGTTGCGATACTTTTATCGATCGCGTAGAAGTAGCTCGATTGGGAGGTTGTGGTTTTTTACAAAAGCCGATCGCTCCCAGTAAAGTGATGGAGATAGTCAGCCAAATGCTACATCGGGAAGACACTGCTAATTTGAAGGTGATGGTGGTAGATGATGACCGAGAAATGCTCCTCAGTCTGGAAACATTACTGCAACCTTGGCGACTGAGGTTGACAACCCTCAACAATCCGCTACAGTTGTGGGATGCCCTGGAAGCTACCGCACCGGACTTAGTAATTTTAGATGTAGATATGCCCGATGCGAGCGGGATTGAATTGTGCAAGGTGATACGCAACGATCCCAAGTGGAACAGTCTGCCTGTGCTTTTTATTTCGGCAAGCACAGATCCGGCAACGGTGCAACGAGCCTTTGATGCCGGTGGTGATGACTATATCAATAAGCCAATTAAAGGGCCAGAACTGGTAAAGCGCATTTTCAACCGCTTGGAACGAATTCGGTTACTGCGGAGTTTTGCGGAAACAGACCTTCTCACGGGACTCGCTAATCGGCACAGTTCGACTCAAGATTTGGAACGGTTCCTGTATATGGCTAAGCGTTATTGTTCTCCTTTCTGTTTTGGTTTTTTGGATCTGGATTATTTTAAGCAGATTAACGATCGCTACGGTCATGCAGCAGGCGATCGGGTGTTGCGGCGATTGGGTAAATTGCTCCTGCAAAGTTTTCGCTCTGCGGATGTAGTCGCTCGTTGGGGTGGTGAGGAGTTTGCGATCGGTATGTACGGTGTAACTAAACAAGTTGGCGCAAAGCGATTGTATGAAATATTGCAAACTCTACGCCAACAGGAGTTTGTCGAACCTGATGGTAGCAAGTTTCATATTACTTTTAGCGCTGGGGTGGTGCAGTATCCAGAGGACGGTACTGACTTGCAAACTCTCTATCAAGTAGCCGATCGGGTGCTTTATCAGGCGAAAAGTTCCGGACGCGATCGCGTTTTTTGTGCTTAA
- a CDS encoding sensor histidine kinase → MMLVPVLKSFVPNQEKSVKTVVPSLFQHLNISLPNLKYLTGCTSIRQKISCGFAITLAVATVGTLFGNMVDGFYRDRAVKKIAFASQEANRLADWKTTILQIHLHEHQFASLDLKPEKFEQDYRNLLNKINHLEILVEQSQSYLKSLEAANVNVEEKEKYQRFNSFIVNYKQNISNYLLELKAVMRQIPASKNMPHDSQKAQLLFRNFINSKIALEFDRVSDEVTQLAGDFSAAEAKSLDIFKQASNLHALILIISLFISAAIASAVAFRISRAIAHPIELTTAVAQQVTETANFNLTAPVTTNDEIGKLTNSLNQLIRRIADYTEELDQTQAQLIQTEKMSSLGQMVAGIAHEVNNPINFIHGNLEHTNIYVQDVIELIRLYQQEYPLPTAKIQDHLEKIDYKFIAEDLPKTLLSMQIGTQRIRHLVLSLRNFSRLDEADVKDVDLHEGIDNTLLILNHRVKNKIEVIKHYGNLPLIECYPAQLNQVFMNLLSNAIDALESTPDDYNKQIVIATEFVPPDRVKVRIWDNGAGIAAEVKNKIFDLFFTTKQVGKGTGLGLSICYQIIKKHSGSMQVNSEVGKGTEFAIFLPIKQSSTMTNNGLGLTHSVQN, encoded by the coding sequence ATGATGCTTGTTCCAGTTTTAAAGTCGTTTGTGCCCAACCAAGAAAAATCTGTTAAGACTGTTGTGCCAAGTCTATTTCAACATCTTAACATAAGTTTGCCTAACTTAAAATACCTGACTGGCTGCACGAGCATCCGACAGAAGATAAGTTGTGGTTTTGCCATCACCCTTGCAGTGGCTACAGTAGGTACATTGTTCGGAAATATGGTAGATGGTTTTTATAGAGATCGAGCGGTAAAGAAGATAGCCTTTGCCAGTCAAGAAGCAAACCGTCTGGCAGACTGGAAAACAACCATCTTGCAAATCCACCTTCACGAGCATCAGTTTGCTTCTCTCGACCTGAAACCGGAAAAATTTGAGCAGGATTATCGCAACTTACTTAATAAAATAAATCATCTCGAAATCTTAGTAGAACAAAGTCAATCATATTTAAAATCTTTAGAAGCAGCAAATGTAAATGTAGAAGAAAAAGAAAAGTATCAACGTTTTAATAGTTTTATTGTTAATTACAAACAAAATATATCTAATTATTTGCTAGAACTGAAAGCTGTCATGCGGCAGATTCCAGCCTCTAAAAATATGCCCCATGACAGCCAAAAAGCACAGCTACTTTTCAGGAATTTTATTAATAGCAAAATTGCGCTTGAATTCGATCGAGTCTCAGATGAAGTCACACAGCTAGCGGGCGACTTCTCTGCCGCAGAAGCCAAATCGCTGGATATTTTTAAACAAGCCAGTAATTTGCACGCACTCATCCTTATAATTAGCTTATTTATTTCGGCAGCGATCGCATCAGCAGTAGCATTTCGGATCAGTCGAGCGATCGCTCATCCCATCGAATTAACCACCGCCGTCGCCCAACAAGTGACCGAGACAGCTAATTTTAACCTGACAGCACCCGTAACTACCAACGATGAGATTGGCAAGCTGACAAATTCGCTCAATCAACTGATTCGACGAATTGCTGACTACACAGAAGAATTAGACCAAACTCAAGCCCAACTAATTCAAACTGAAAAAATGTCGAGTCTCGGCCAAATGGTAGCAGGAATTGCCCACGAAGTCAATAACCCAATTAACTTTATCCACGGCAACCTCGAACATACTAATATTTACGTTCAAGATGTCATAGAATTGATTCGTCTTTACCAACAAGAATACCCCCTGCCGACTGCAAAAATTCAAGACCATCTAGAAAAAATCGATTATAAATTTATCGCTGAAGATTTGCCCAAAACCCTCTTATCGATGCAGATCGGTACGCAGCGTATTCGTCACTTAGTTTTATCGCTACGCAACTTCTCGCGACTCGATGAAGCAGATGTCAAAGATGTGGATCTGCATGAAGGTATTGACAACACCTTGCTAATTCTCAATCACCGCGTAAAAAACAAAATAGAAGTCATAAAGCATTACGGTAACTTGCCGTTAATCGAGTGTTATCCCGCGCAGTTGAATCAGGTTTTTATGAATTTGCTGAGTAATGCGATCGACGCATTAGAAAGTACGCCTGATGATTACAACAAACAGATTGTGATTGCCACTGAATTTGTGCCGCCCGATCGAGTTAAGGTAAGGATTTGGGACAATGGTGCGGGAATCGCAGCAGAGGTAAAAAATAAAATTTTCGATTTATTTTTCACTACGAAGCAAGTAGGTAAAGGCACTGGCTTAGGACTTTCAATTTGCTATCAAATTATCAAAAAGCATAGCGGCTCTATGCAAGTCAATTCTGAAGTTGGGAAAGGAACTGAATTCGCGATATTTCTTCCGATTAAACAATCTTCTACCATGACAAATAATGGTTTGGGATTAACGCACAGCGTCCAAAACTAG
- a CDS encoding EAL domain-containing protein, which translates to MTKITVGDQNHTWENNLPDVFAASDADQCATLVSYELRTPLTSIRGALSLLLSGKLGTLTKQSQRLLEIAIKNTDRLMRLTRAIENDEELSLSILTATNLALYRLENDLRLAIEHKELELYYQPIVCLETNRITGFEALTRWRHPQRGFISPTEFIPIAEKTRLINPLGTWAIESACRQLKSWQQQFPNCQPLTMSVNVSSIQLSQLDLVEQVQRILHETGVASSSLRLEITESTIMENPTRAIATLKQLKSLGLKLYLDDFGTGYSSLSCLHELPIDVLKIDRSFVTQKKWDLIWTIMMLAYSQKLEAIAEGVETAEQLAQLKLLGCQKAQGYFFSQPVNVEAAEALLTEFTQAGNFTPGWKLNS; encoded by the coding sequence ATGACAAAAATCACTGTTGGCGATCAAAACCACACCTGGGAAAATAATCTACCTGATGTTTTCGCTGCCAGCGATGCAGACCAATGTGCAACACTTGTCAGTTACGAGTTGCGTACACCTCTAACTTCTATTCGCGGAGCTTTGAGTCTTTTGCTGAGCGGCAAGCTTGGCACCCTTACCAAGCAGAGTCAGCGGTTGCTGGAAATAGCCATCAAAAACACAGACCGCTTAATGCGTTTGACCAGAGCAATTGAGAATGACGAAGAACTCTCCTTAAGCATTCTTACCGCGACGAATCTGGCACTCTACCGATTGGAAAATGACTTGCGACTGGCAATAGAACACAAAGAATTGGAACTGTACTATCAACCCATAGTATGCTTGGAAACTAACAGAATTACTGGCTTTGAAGCGCTAACGCGGTGGCGGCATCCCCAGCGTGGGTTTATTTCTCCCACAGAGTTTATCCCCATTGCAGAAAAAACGCGACTAATTAATCCTTTAGGAACCTGGGCCATAGAATCAGCTTGTCGGCAGCTTAAGTCTTGGCAGCAGCAATTTCCCAATTGCCAACCTTTAACAATGAGTGTCAATGTTTCCAGTATACAATTATCGCAACTCGATTTAGTTGAACAAGTTCAACGGATTTTGCACGAAACTGGGGTAGCGAGTAGTAGCTTACGGCTGGAAATTACAGAAAGTACGATTATGGAAAATCCCACACGAGCGATCGCTACTCTCAAGCAACTGAAATCTTTAGGACTTAAATTATATTTAGATGACTTTGGCACAGGTTATTCCTCATTAAGCTGCTTGCACGAACTACCCATTGATGTATTGAAGATCGATCGCTCCTTCGTCACCCAAAAAAAATGGGATTTGATCTGGACAATTATGATGCTCGCTTACAGTCAGAAATTAGAAGCGATTGCTGAAGGCGTTGAAACAGCAGAACAATTAGCACAACTCAAGTTGTTGGGATGTCAAAAAGCCCAAGGCTACTTCTTCTCTCAGCCAGTGAACGTTGAAGCAGCTGAAGCTTTACTTACAGAATTTACACAAGCAGGTAATTTTACCCCTGGATGGAAATTAAATTCATGA
- a CDS encoding efflux RND transporter permease subunit: MSFNISAWSIKQPIPTIVLFLVLTIGGLFSFPILGIDDSPNVDIPSVSVSVAQPGADPAELESQVTKKVEDAVAGLGNIDHILSTVTDGASSTTINFVLGTNSDRATNDVRNAVAQIRQSLPQDINDPVVKRVDFVGGSIMSYAVTSERLSPEQLSDLIDQKISRAILAVPGVGQVQRIGGVDREIRVNLNPDRLQSLGITATQVNDQIRNFNANLPGGRANVGNSEQTVRTLGSAPSVDDLKNYQITLPRGGFVPLSSLGEVRDSYAEARQAARLDGKPVVAFSILRSTGSTLVTVEEAVQKAVKEMEKTLPGDVKLKLIYTMADRIRQSYEASVDAVVLGAVLAVVTILVFLRDWRATLITAVALPLSAIPTFVVLKILNYTLNSMTLLALALVVGILVDDAIVEIENIERHMQMGKTPYKAALDASDEIGLAVVATTMTIVSVFAPVAFMGGIPGQFFKPFGVTVAVSVLFSLLVARTVTPMMAAYLLKDKKHHHDDKPHKDILSWVYRRLLKWALNNRVLTLIMAVALFFGSLQLIPHIPTGFIDRDDSGLSSVSIELPPGSTLEQTDAAAQQAAQILSTHPAVDTILATIGAPAVSGGARGGGGSGSSGVNTANLNVKLKAEEERPPGQHSKHIGQVEFEQQMLPKLQQVPGVRIGFSQGRLGSKKQLAILLKSEDGNLLTHTAENLVQQMSQIPGIVEVTSTASLVKPEILVKPDPLRAADQGVSVLSIARTASIATIGDIDANLAKFDLVDRQIPIRVQLTPEFRNDIDTIKNLQVPGKNNTLVPLMAVADISLGSGPSQINRYDRSRQVSVEANLNGMSLGDALKKVNQQTILKQLPAGVTQEPFGDAKVMKDIFTGFAFALATAVLFIYAVLVLLFSNFLHPIVIMAALPLSIGGALLGLLVGQRALGLYALIGVVLLMGIVTKNSILLVDYALMNEKEGKPLYKATLESGVARLRPILMTTIAMIAGMMPIALGIGAGSQVRAPMAIAVVGGLMTSTLLTLIVIPVLFTYMEGLQKWFRKRVRFG; this comes from the coding sequence ATGTCTTTCAACATTTCCGCTTGGTCAATCAAGCAACCAATCCCCACAATTGTTTTATTTTTAGTTCTGACAATAGGTGGTTTATTCTCATTTCCCATTTTGGGGATTGACGATTCACCTAACGTCGATATTCCTTCAGTTTCCGTCTCCGTCGCCCAACCGGGAGCCGACCCGGCAGAACTGGAATCCCAAGTTACCAAAAAAGTAGAAGATGCCGTTGCGGGATTGGGCAACATCGACCATATTCTCAGCACTGTCACCGATGGTGCCTCTAGTACAACGATAAACTTTGTTCTGGGAACGAATAGCGATCGCGCTACCAACGATGTGCGTAACGCCGTCGCTCAAATTCGCCAAAGTCTGCCGCAAGATATCAACGACCCCGTAGTCAAACGAGTAGATTTTGTCGGCGGTTCGATTATGTCCTACGCCGTCACTTCAGAACGGCTATCCCCAGAACAATTAAGCGATTTAATCGACCAAAAAATCAGCCGCGCCATCCTTGCAGTCCCCGGTGTCGGACAAGTGCAGCGCATTGGCGGCGTAGACCGAGAAATTCGCGTAAATTTGAACCCAGACCGCCTGCAATCGCTGGGCATTACCGCCACTCAGGTAAACGACCAAATCCGCAACTTCAACGCTAACTTACCAGGAGGACGCGCCAACGTAGGCAACTCCGAGCAAACTGTCCGCACCTTGGGTAGCGCACCCAGCGTGGATGACTTGAAAAATTATCAAATCACTCTCCCCAGAGGGGGTTTCGTTCCCCTTTCCAGTTTGGGAGAAGTGAGGGATAGCTATGCAGAAGCTCGTCAGGCGGCACGTTTGGATGGTAAACCAGTAGTTGCCTTTTCCATTCTTCGTAGCACTGGCAGCACCCTTGTCACTGTGGAAGAGGCGGTGCAGAAAGCTGTCAAAGAAATGGAAAAAACCCTGCCGGGGGATGTCAAGCTGAAACTGATCTATACTATGGCCGATCGCATCCGCCAATCTTACGAAGCTTCTGTGGATGCGGTAGTTTTAGGAGCTGTCCTGGCAGTAGTCACCATTTTAGTTTTCTTGCGCGATTGGCGAGCAACCTTAATTACGGCGGTGGCGCTACCCTTATCGGCAATTCCCACTTTTGTCGTGCTGAAGATATTGAACTACACCCTCAACAGCATGACTTTGCTAGCGCTGGCGTTGGTGGTGGGGATTTTGGTGGATGATGCGATCGTCGAAATTGAGAACATCGAACGCCATATGCAGATGGGCAAAACGCCCTATAAAGCTGCTTTGGATGCTTCCGACGAAATCGGTTTGGCTGTCGTCGCTACCACGATGACGATTGTATCGGTATTTGCGCCTGTGGCATTTATGGGCGGAATTCCAGGGCAATTTTTTAAACCGTTTGGCGTTACTGTAGCGGTATCGGTTTTATTTTCGCTGTTGGTAGCTCGTACTGTCACGCCGATGATGGCGGCGTATTTGCTCAAAGATAAAAAACATCATCATGACGATAAGCCGCATAAAGACATTCTCTCCTGGGTATATCGTCGGCTGCTGAAGTGGGCGTTAAACAATCGGGTGCTAACGTTGATTATGGCGGTGGCGTTATTTTTTGGCAGTCTTCAGTTGATACCTCATATTCCCACTGGGTTTATCGATCGCGATGATAGCGGACTTTCTAGTGTTTCGATCGAATTGCCTCCCGGTTCTACTTTAGAGCAGACCGATGCAGCCGCCCAGCAAGCCGCGCAAATCTTAAGTACTCATCCGGCTGTAGATACTATCTTGGCAACAATTGGCGCTCCTGCGGTGTCTGGTGGTGCTAGAGGTGGTGGTGGCTCTGGTAGTAGTGGCGTGAATACTGCCAACCTCAACGTTAAACTAAAAGCAGAAGAGGAACGCCCACCCGGTCAACATTCCAAACACATCGGACAAGTGGAATTTGAACAGCAAATGCTGCCGAAATTACAGCAAGTTCCGGGGGTACGGATCGGTTTTAGCCAAGGGCGACTGGGAAGTAAAAAGCAATTGGCAATTTTGCTTAAAAGCGAAGATGGTAACTTGTTGACTCACACCGCAGAAAATCTCGTCCAACAGATGAGTCAAATACCCGGAATTGTGGAAGTTACATCGACGGCAAGTTTGGTGAAACCGGAGATTTTGGTGAAACCAGACCCTCTGCGGGCTGCGGATCAAGGAGTATCGGTGTTGTCGATCGCTCGTACTGCTTCGATCGCTACCATCGGTGATATTGATGCTAATTTAGCTAAGTTCGATTTAGTCGATCGACAAATTCCCATTCGAGTGCAGTTAACTCCTGAATTTCGCAACGATATCGACACTATCAAGAATTTGCAAGTACCCGGTAAAAATAATACTTTAGTACCTTTGATGGCTGTTGCCGATATCAGTCTGGGTAGTGGGCCTTCTCAAATCAATCGGTACGATCGCTCTCGTCAAGTATCTGTAGAAGCTAACTTGAACGGTATGTCTTTAGGAGATGCTCTCAAGAAAGTCAACCAGCAAACCATACTCAAACAACTACCCGCAGGCGTCACTCAGGAACCTTTCGGTGATGCCAAAGTGATGAAGGATATTTTTACCGGCTTTGCTTTTGCTCTGGCAACGGCGGTACTGTTTATCTATGCTGTTTTGGTGTTGCTGTTTAGCAATTTCTTGCATCCGATCGTGATTATGGCGGCGTTACCTTTGTCTATTGGCGGCGCATTACTCGGACTGCTTGTGGGGCAAAGAGCTTTGGGTTTGTACGCCCTAATCGGAGTTGTGTTGTTGATGGGAATTGTGACGAAAAATTCGATTCTTTTGGTGGATTATGCCTTGATGAATGAGAAGGAAGGAAAACCTCTGTATAAGGCAACGTTAGAATCGGGTGTGGCACGCTTGCGACCGATTTTGATGACGACGATCGCGATGATTGCCGGGATGATGCCGATCGCATTGGGAATTGGTGCTGGTTCTCAAGTTCGCGCCCCAATGGCGATCGCAGTTGTTGGCGGTTTGATGACTTCCACTTTACTTACCTTAATTGTGATTCCGGTGCTGTTCACTTACATGGAAGGTTTGCAAAAATGGTTCCGCAAGCGCGTGCGTTTCGGTTGA
- a CDS encoding efflux RND transporter periplasmic adaptor subunit, producing the protein MAQKSLPEQEKYELNGKGAPVSSTLEKQEVDLEIANSPTIAEIQPEILYQEEEEFEQDLPPSQRKGRSKGGWLTPAVLGMGVGAAVAIGVMHSQSNQSSQKPTQAPAPSTAAAPAPASMTVTVASVETTPVANTISTTGTVAAYNLLPVLPQASGLQIKQVTIEEGRPVKVGQIMAVLDNSVLQTQLSSTQAQLEASLAAVQQKQAVLAQAQAELARAQATLAQAQADRGRVEANLADAKSKQADAERTRKRYEYLAEQGAISREVLESRVTSATSAGEAVRVAQAGIASADANITSAKASIGSAQANINSAKAFLLSAQADVRNNEAKVRQIQTQLGQTQVVAPASGIVVAPSADGRCDGNAAAGTTVASQAIAPTVARVGDTSGNKALFCIIRNGYLELQVKIPETELNKVHLGAPVSVSSDADNDMLWRGRVREIAPVVDPQTRQATIKVDLPSNAPLKPGMFLKAAIASSTIKALSVPATAVQRQTDGHPIVYLLDGNEIAHVEPVEVGTTLGGNKGDISGAKTEIKSGLKLGDRVVVAGAGYLKEGDKVRVVDRIEERGSGGENVR; encoded by the coding sequence GTGGCGCAAAAATCCTTACCAGAACAAGAAAAATACGAACTAAATGGCAAAGGAGCTCCCGTGAGTTCCACGCTAGAAAAACAGGAAGTCGATCTCGAGATCGCAAATAGTCCCACTATTGCTGAGATCCAGCCAGAAATCCTATACCAAGAGGAAGAGGAATTCGAGCAAGACTTACCTCCCAGTCAAAGGAAAGGCAGGAGCAAAGGTGGATGGCTCACCCCTGCTGTACTGGGGATGGGAGTCGGTGCAGCCGTAGCAATAGGAGTAATGCACTCTCAATCAAACCAAAGCAGCCAAAAACCCACCCAAGCACCCGCACCCTCAACAGCAGCAGCACCAGCACCAGCAAGCATGACCGTTACCGTCGCGTCGGTAGAAACGACTCCTGTAGCCAACACCATCAGCACCACAGGTACAGTTGCGGCATACAATCTTCTGCCAGTCTTACCCCAAGCCAGCGGCTTGCAAATCAAGCAAGTCACGATCGAAGAAGGGCGACCCGTGAAAGTAGGTCAAATTATGGCCGTACTCGATAACTCAGTCCTGCAAACGCAACTGAGTTCCACACAAGCACAGCTAGAAGCGTCACTAGCCGCAGTACAACAAAAACAAGCGGTTTTGGCACAAGCACAAGCAGAACTGGCGAGGGCACAAGCGACTTTAGCACAAGCGCAAGCCGATCGCGGTAGGGTAGAAGCCAACTTAGCCGACGCCAAGAGCAAGCAAGCAGACGCCGAGAGGACTCGCAAGCGTTACGAATACTTAGCCGAGCAAGGCGCAATCAGCCGTGAAGTTTTAGAAAGCCGCGTTACCAGCGCCACATCGGCGGGAGAAGCAGTGCGAGTCGCCCAAGCCGGAATTGCCAGCGCCGATGCCAATATTACCAGTGCCAAAGCCAGTATCGGCAGCGCCCAAGCAAATATCAACAGTGCCAAAGCCTTTTTATTGAGCGCTCAAGCCGATGTCCGCAACAACGAAGCCAAAGTGCGGCAGATCCAAACACAACTGGGACAAACTCAGGTTGTCGCTCCTGCCAGCGGTATTGTAGTCGCTCCCAGCGCTGACGGTCGTTGCGATGGCAACGCCGCCGCCGGGACAACTGTCGCCAGTCAGGCGATCGCACCCACAGTCGCTCGCGTGGGCGATACCTCTGGAAATAAAGCACTTTTTTGCATTATTCGCAATGGCTACCTGGAACTGCAAGTCAAGATTCCGGAAACCGAGTTAAACAAAGTGCATTTAGGCGCACCAGTCAGCGTCAGCAGCGATGCAGATAACGATATGCTTTGGCGAGGGAGAGTGCGAGAAATTGCTCCCGTAGTCGATCCGCAAACCCGTCAGGCAACTATCAAAGTCGATTTACCTTCTAATGCCCCACTCAAACCGGGAATGTTTCTCAAAGCAGCGATCGCTTCTTCAACGATTAAAGCCCTCTCAGTTCCGGCAACCGCAGTTCAGCGTCAAACTGATGGTCACCCCATTGTTTATTTGTTAGATGGTAACGAAATCGCCCACGTCGAACCAGTGGAAGTGGGTACAACTTTGGGTGGGAACAAAGGCGATATTTCCGGAGCCAAAACAGAAATCAAGAGCGGTTTGAAATTAGGCGATCGCGTTGTCGTTGCCGGTGCTGGCTATCTTAAAGAAGGTGACAAAGTGCGCGTAGTCGATCGAATAGAGGAGCGGGGAAGCGGGGGAGAAAATGTTCGTTAA
- a CDS encoding DUF2127 domain-containing protein, which translates to MKKLTKRPPALLAIVVYKAITSLLLAVTSIALLLTFKNYDNLVDFSKSYVWADRLPTVEWFLNLPPKTIEFSSLAAGIYAVVTAIEAFGLWAQKTWAKILVLVLVGISIPAEIFELFKGISPLKLIVFIINVAVFWYLLRHTQSK; encoded by the coding sequence ATGAAAAAATTGACCAAGCGCCCGCCAGCCTTATTAGCCATTGTTGTTTACAAAGCGATTACTTCCTTATTGCTGGCTGTAACTTCGATCGCTTTGCTGTTAACGTTTAAAAACTATGATAACTTGGTTGATTTTTCCAAGTCTTATGTTTGGGCAGATAGATTGCCAACCGTCGAATGGTTCTTGAATCTTCCTCCTAAAACTATAGAGTTCAGCAGTCTTGCCGCTGGAATTTATGCAGTTGTGACGGCAATTGAAGCCTTCGGTTTATGGGCTCAGAAAACTTGGGCGAAAATTTTAGTCTTGGTGCTTGTCGGCATTAGCATCCCAGCCGAAATTTTTGAATTATTTAAAGGGATATCGCCCCTGAAGTTGATAGTCTTTATCATAAATGTAGCAGTCTTTTGGTACTTGCTGCGCCATACACAATCTAAATGA